In Solidesulfovibrio carbinoliphilus subsp. oakridgensis, the sequence GAGGTGCTACGGCGGATGCTCGTGGAAAAGGGCGCCGACGCCGCAAGGATCACGGTCATGCACAACGGGGTCAATCCCGAGGATTTCGCCGGCCTGGAGATACGGGAACCGGCCGGCCGGGCCACGGTCCGGGTCGGGTTCACGGGCTGGTTTCGGCCGTGGCACGGGCTGGCGGAGATGGTCGCGGCCCTGGACGACCAGGGGCTTTTCGCCTCCGGCCTGGAGGTGGTCCTGGTCGGCGATGGGCCGGTGCGGCCGGAGCTTGAGCGGCTGGTACGGGAGCGGTCCCTGGAAGGGCGGGTGGCCATCACCGGCCCGGTCGACCGGGAGACGCTGGTCGGGCATCTGGCCGCCATGGACATCGCGGTCCAGCCGGCGGCCACGGCCTATGCCTCGCCCATGAAGCTTTTCGAATACCTGGCTGCCGGCAAGGCCGTGGTGGCCCCGGACCAGGACAACATCCGCGAGGTGGTCCGGGACGGAGTGGAGGCCGTGCTCTTTCCCCCGGGTGATTTTGCCGGTTTCGCCCGGCGGGTGGAGGAACTCGCCAAGGACCCTGGCCTGCGGCAACGGCTCGGCGAGGCCGGCCGCCGGTCCATGGCCGCGGGCAGGCGGACCTGGGAGGAAAACGCCGCCCGGGTCGCGGCGCTGGTGGCCGCCCCCGCCGCCTGAGCCATCGCCCGCCGTTCCCGTCTTCTCGTCTCCGCGCCTTTTGTATCCTCCGCAAAAAACGGGGCGGCGGAACCGGATACCGGTCCCGCCGCCCCGTTTCGCCCGCCTCTCCGGAAAATCAGTGGTCCGTCTTGCCGGCCAGCCGGCGCATCCCCTCCAGGGTCAGGGCCAGCCCCTGTTCCAGGGGCGTGCTCGGGATCCAGCCGGCATGGCGCAGGAGCTTGGAATTCTCGGCCACGGAAAAGTGGATGTCGCCCTGGCGCACGGGGCTGAATTCCGGTTTCTTGGGCACGTGGGCCAGACGCAGGCTGAGGTCGGCCAGGTCCCGGATGGAGGAGCCCCGGCCGGTGCCCACGTTGAAGACGCCGGTCAGCGGTCCGCCGGGCAGGATCCCGGCCGCCGTCAGGAGGGCCCGCACCGCGTCGCCGAGAAACAGGAAGTCCCGCATCTGCGACCCGTCCCCGTGGATGACCGGGGAGAGCCCCTGCTCGGCCCTGGCCAGAAACTGCCGGACCACGCCGTCGTAGGGGCCGGGCTTGGCCCGGGTCGGCCCGTAGATGTTGAAAAAACGCAACGAGCAGCCGTAGCCGGATTTCTGGATGGCCGTCGACATCAGGTGTTTGGACAGCCCGTAGGGGCTCAGGGGGTCGCCGGCGTCCTCTTCCGTGGCCGGCCGGGACAGCGGCTTGCCGTATTCGGCGGCCGAACCGGCGAACACGAAGGCCCCGCACCGAAAGGCCCGGGCCAGGGTGTGCAGGGACAGCGAGGCGTCGTAATTGATCTCCATGGTCTCTGCGGCATGGTCCATGGAATAGGGGACGCTGATGATGGCCGCCAGGTGGAAGGTGGCCACGAGCGGGGCGTTTTCGGCCAGGAGTCCGGCCATGGAGGCCTTGTCCGTGATGGACCGCTCATGGAACTCGAAGGCCGGGTGGTCGTTGAAGTCCCGCATGTTCTCAGGCGCACCCGAGAAGAAGTTGTCCACGCCGACCACGGCATAGCCCGCTTCGAGCAGCCGTTGGGTCAACTGGGAGCCCACATTTCCCGCACAACCGGTCACCAGGCATGTCGGCATCGTCTTTCGGGCCATAGCTCCTCCCTGTTGTAAACTCGTTGCACCGCCTTCCTTCCCGGCGCGCCGGAAAGCGCCTCGCGCGCTTCACTCCTTTTGGACCGCTCTTTTTCCCTCTATGCGGTCTGGCCGGAAGACGGTCCCTTCCTTTTTTCAATGCAGCGCCGTAATGCGCCACGCAGGTTAAGCAAGGGCCGTGCCTTGCAATGAATTCCATAACATCGCCAAATTCCATTGATAAATTTGACGTTGTGAAGACTGTTTCGATTGGTTCGTAGCATTCTCCGACAGATCTTGTCGAAGTTCCTTACATCGTGACGAGGATCAGGCGTGGCTCATACCCGATGATGGGGGCTGCTCCGGTAGTGGAATGGGGGCAAGCCCCCATAGGAGGACTTCCCGTTTGCATGGAGAAATGGCGTTGCATTTCAAAAA encodes:
- a CDS encoding glycosyltransferase family 4 protein: MSADTGRPVVVYHHRTQGVDAQGIHVREMCRAFARIGYRVAKVALHADEQVGRDSRPGLLSRLVSRLPPLAYELLELGYNLVGIPRLYRTVRRERPAFLYERYCLSNLSGVVVSRLTGVPLVLEVNSPLAREKAAHGGLAFPRLAQALETWIVNHADRTVAVSEVLRRMLVEKGADAARITVMHNGVNPEDFAGLEIREPAGRATVRVGFTGWFRPWHGLAEMVAALDDQGLFASGLEVVLVGDGPVRPELERLVRERSLEGRVAITGPVDRETLVGHLAAMDIAVQPAATAYASPMKLFEYLAAGKAVVAPDQDNIREVVRDGVEAVLFPPGDFAGFARRVEELAKDPGLRQRLGEAGRRSMAAGRRTWEENAARVAALVAAPAA
- a CDS encoding NAD-dependent epimerase/dehydratase family protein; this encodes MARKTMPTCLVTGCAGNVGSQLTQRLLEAGYAVVGVDNFFSGAPENMRDFNDHPAFEFHERSITDKASMAGLLAENAPLVATFHLAAIISVPYSMDHAAETMEINYDASLSLHTLARAFRCGAFVFAGSAAEYGKPLSRPATEEDAGDPLSPYGLSKHLMSTAIQKSGYGCSLRFFNIYGPTRAKPGPYDGVVRQFLARAEQGLSPVIHGDGSQMRDFLFLGDAVRALLTAAGILPGGPLTGVFNVGTGRGSSIRDLADLSLRLAHVPKKPEFSPVRQGDIHFSVAENSKLLRHAGWIPSTPLEQGLALTLEGMRRLAGKTDH